The region ACAGAAATCATGATAAACACTGCCTTCTGGTtgcaaaataaaagctaaaattgcAAATATGAAATGGATGTGAACTATATTTTCTTCTGGTTTATAGCCAAAAATTGCATCTACTATGTGTTCATGCAttctaagtggcttcagtcgtgtcttactcttggCAACTgaatggaatgtagcccaccaggctcctctgtccatgggattctccaggcaagaatattagagtgggttgccatgccctcctccaggggatcttttccaacccagggatagaactcaggtctcttatgtcttctgcgttgacagatgggttctttaccactagcaccacctgggaagctggcgTGTGTAGAGGAATGCAGTTCTAAAAATTCAACGGATTACCAAAGTTAATGTCTGACAGCCCCTATgcaaacacaaaaaaatatgtgggtacatttataaagaaaaaattttgaagagCTTGTTCTGCCTAATATTTTTCCATGTCTTTTACTTAGTCTTCTCAAATGTATCAGTGCAACAGTAAGCAAACAGGTAGACCCAGGGAACTGGTTAAAAAATTGAAGAGATATTAAGGACTATGGAAACAAATGGTCTCAGAAAACATTAGCCTGTCCCCACTGGCCTCAAACCAAATGTTTGctttattatgtatttaaaatagatacttCCACTTTGGAAATGTATACCagcaaaataatgttttcaaataaaagaaacatagattctttacttttctctaaataaaatgtttatttacttaaattGTTCTTTATGTCAAATATTTTCCAGAGCACAAAAAGCTACAAAGGTTAAAAGACACTGGCAATGGTATATTGATGCCCTATAATAAAAATCTGCATTTTTgtcagcacttaaaaaaaattacaagaatcTATATGCTATCTCATTGTATAAAGAAAGATAAGTTGATTTGTAAGTAAGTATAAAGTACTCCATAATACAGATACGAcagaggacgacagagggtgagatggttggatggcatcaccgactcaatggaaatgaatttgagcaagctccaggagttggtgatggacacagaagcctggcgtgctgcagtccatggggttgcaaagagttggacatgactgagtgactgaactggacttttTATACAAATACGCTTAAATACCAACTGGAATTTGTCTAATTTCTCTCTGATAATTAGATACCTGATTTTGAATATGATAATGTCAAACTATCGCCAATCATTGTTTTATCTTGTTCTGCTTCAGGTATCAGAACTCAATTTTTAAGGTACAGAAGTTAGTTTgaaatgaagaatttaaaaaaaaacattctaaAGGTCTATAGTAAAAGCTTTAAAATTACTTCTGtatgaaaatgtttcattttcaatCTGTGAGTGCCCTTTTACGAGAGCGAGTTTATAAAATAAGAGTGCTAAAAGAATGTTGAGTTTGGACAGGCAGTGATTCAACGGAAAGCCTAGACTTGACATTTGTACCAGATCATAATTATAAGGCTCTGCTTAAGTATTTATTATGTTATCACTATGCATTATTAGTCCCTTTcatcaataaaaacaaagtaaactcATAACAGCACATCTCTGAAATTCTACCCATGCAAAACACTGAGCACTACattttaaagctgaaaataaTTCCCAGAAGTTCTGACAATTACtctgtattaaaaatattaacctgGAGAATGCATGGacattaaatatttacataaggACAAGAGCAATTTTGATTAGTCTTCTACTTTCTTAGTCCAAAGAATAAAAGACCCATGCTTCAACTCTGGGCTACAGAGTTGTCTCTAAAAAGCTAGGAGTACTAAAAAACAAAGTATGGTGCCTACGATATAGAAGAGGCTCAattaactgaactgatgaaagcaTGAGTAAACATGGTCTTGCCCTTTTGACTATGAAACACTCAAACTTATGAAACCTAGCATTCAACATAGTCCTGGAGGACTAATAAGTTCTGGATACCAAAATGATAAGTTGCCAAAGAATTGTGCCAAAGCAAGTGATTGAAGTTAATGCTTATGTATTTTAAACACAAAAGCTTgaactgatatttagagcttgcTTGActctgggagggcttccctgatggctcagtggtaaagagttcacctgccaatgtaggaaatgtgggttcgatccctgggtcaggaagatcccctgaagaaggaaatggcaatccattccagtacttttgcctgggaaatcccatggactagggagcctggtgggctacagtcgatggtaTCTcttaagagtcgaacacgacttagcaactaaacagcaacaacaaatgacTCTGGGAAGGCTATTCCAAAGTGGCCCTCAAAGGAGAGTATTAGCTCAAGATCCtgcttaaaattaaaatgataaaatgtccTATTTCTATAATaggcatttacttttttttaaactaaaattagaACTTGCTAATTGGTTTCTAATATGTGACTATTACTAAGACACACCTACCAATTAAATGCTTGTAAGGTAGTTGATGATCTCGAAGGTTCAGGTGAGcaatgtgtccaactctgctaaaCCCTGAGGTCACATCTTGACCTTCAGGAAGCACAGCTCTCAAGATTTCTTCTGACTTAAAGTTTTCATAAGTTAGGTCCAAATTATACTTCGATATTTGTGGATTGACATTCAGCTGCTTTAAAATACtgagttcttctttctcaaaggaATCAACGGTAAACATTTTATAGGGATCCAACATAATTAGTCTACCTTCTTCATCTTCTGGATCTTCAATCACACGTTTTATGCCTGGGCGCTGCAGTGCTGCTCTTTTAAGGGATCGCATCAGTTTATTGACTACCTCTTTCCTCACTTTAAGCACTGGGATGGTGACTGTCTTTTTAAAAGCTGTTCTATCAAGTTCTGTCATTCCTCGGACATCGGAGGGTGGGGAAAACAATTCAGAGTCTCTGTGATTTGTTTCTATTTCAGGCATGGTTGAGaatctttttctttgatccagcaAGAAAATAACAGGTACTCTGCTAAGCTTCTGTATCAACGATGCCCAAGGTAGTAGAACCAGTGATGCTGACTCAGTTATTCTACAGCTTGCCACTTTGAGAAGTCTTCTTGAGAATCCAAATTGTTTCAATAAGCTAAAAATAAAGCATTCAATTAAAACAACTACCATAAAGCTACAAACTATCTTAACATGTTCACGAgtcttaataaaaattttaattgtttcaaATAACCTGCTAAATGCCAAAGATGAAAACTTTTAGTGGTATGTGAGAAGTGTAATATTAATTTCTCCAGGATAGGATGACTTTTATTAGTAGTAAATAATAAATCTGTATACTTCCAGCCCCACTGTGGCCTAGACTAGGGTTTAGTGATCCATCACTCTTGCTATAGTCAACAAACCTCCCCACCCACAATTTTCTACAGAACATTTTGGGACTGGAAGGCCGAAATTTTAAGTTCAAGGATCATCTCTAAGCGAAATGGTCACTATATTGATAATTTTACCAATGTCAATATTTAAAAGGATATTCTTATGGAAGCTTATTGGGTCAGATATTGTGCTGAACGCTTTACTCACAGTAACAATCTTGGGAGATGTGTGGTGTTGCATTCTCATTTCTGCAAAGGtgtaaactgaagctcagaaatagGTTAATTGACCCAAAATCTTGTTGCTGTAAATCGTTGAGCAAGGCCTAAAATCCAGGGCCTGCGTTCTTAATCTATTTCTATGTTGTCTCTGATGTTTTACTGCCTCAAGTCCTACCCATAAGTAGAGGTTTCAGGATTTCTAGGATGGGAACTTCGCTGAGTGTTACATGCACATCCCATTAGTATCAGTGATTCATTTTGCCTTCCGGAATACGAAGAAGGAACTGTTAAGGAAGGGCCCTGCCTAGGAACCCTGTAAAGCAACTGTCAAAAAGTTGACAGGCTTCAAACTGGGTTTAGCAGTTAACCAGATGTGTGATCTTGGGTAAATTACTTAAAGTGAATCTCTGCTTTCCACAAGTAAGATGTGGCTAAAGGTTCTATCGGAAAGTTCTGAAGAGATGAAACACCCCTCACTGCCCCGTACTCAGGCCTCGGCTGTGCACCGGGCGCTGGGCGCCTTCCTGCCGTTTTAGCGCCCAGACAGCGCGAGGCGGAGAGCCGCCGAGCCGACCGGTTCTGCCACCGGACCCTCAGCCCCTTCGAACTCTCTCTCAAGGGCACCACGGCCGCCACTTCACCAACGTCACCATCCCATTTCCTGGCGTCGCCCCGTAGCTGGCTCCAAGACCAGACCCTCACCTCATGCTCTGGTACAGCTCGGAAACGTGTCTTCGGCGGGTGGGCGGGCCCTCGATGACACCATCAAGGTTCGCCGCCGTGAGGCGAGCGTCACCACAGCACGTCGATCCCTCCTTTCGTCCCGGCCCTGGTGAGGTACGGGAACCCGGAAGGGCCGGGAACGTAGGCCCGCCTCCAGCGCGACTACAGGCGGGAGGGCAGGGGTAGCAGCTAGTGGATGGACTGGGTAGTCGACCAGCGAGCAGCATGGAGGTCCCAGCGGGGGTCATCAACGCCGAGCCCGGCTGGTTTGTCTCTACCCAAGAGCCTGAAGAGGCGGAGGCGGAAGAGTCTAGCCCGTTGCTTAGCAACGTAAGTTTGCTCCGCTGGCTCCCGGTTCTGAAGTGACTGCCAAATAAGACCGGGAAAAGAAAGGGGATGGCAAGGGGAGAGGGGAGTAGTTTGGGACCTGGGCCCCAAAGGCAGCAGCCGAGATTCCGAGGAGATCTGGCGGAGTTCATCAATGAGATAGGAGCCTACCCTGTTCTAGAAAGAAAAGCTGAAGCTGCAGGCTCAGGTggaagagaagcagcagcaggtggagGCAGGGGACCCCACTAGGGGAGCAGCCCCCCGGTTATGTAACTCACTGCTCTCGGTATCCTTGTCGGCTTCTCGTTTTTTCCACCAGTCTTGTGAGCTTTTTGCAAGAGTCACAAGATTTTGCTTTTCTCAGCTTAGTCATTGGGGACCTAAACATCTCAGACTgctaagcgtctgtctacaatgcaggagacctgggttcgatccctgggtagggaagatcccctggagaaggaaatggcagtccactccaggactattgcctggaaaatcccatggacagaggagcctggtaggctacagtccatggggtcgcaaagagtcggacacgactgagcgacttcacttcacttcaaacatcTTAATACAGAGATACTTAGCCGTGAAGGAGCGTGAGAGGCCTGGTAATAAGTACATAGCACGTCCCTGACCCTAAAACCTGTGTAGTGGGCACTTCGGCTCTTTAACGCAAGTCCCAGGGCAGTAACAGTTTCTAGGACTTTATTCCCAAATGCTATTTTAGGGGAGAGTGTTTTCAAGGCGTATCCTCGCTAGAGCAACGTGAATTGCTTCTATTTACAATATCGTCATTGCATGGCATTCCTGCCCATCCTTTCAGTTGGGCAGACTTAATTCATTAAGTGTATAAATAGAGATTAGTTTTGCAGTCCTAGTTATTGGGGAGCAACAGTTGTCTACAGCAACCTCAAGCTGACTCAGGGATTCTTCAGTTATCACGTGAGCTTGAGGCCATCTGCCtgctccctgtccccacccccattttACCCTGTCTTTTACAGTCACAAGGTTAGTCATGCCTTCTTCCTGAAGCCTACTGGGTCTCTGCGCAGGTAGAGATGATTTTCCTAGGAAACTGAATTCCTGGAGCTGCACTAGTGGGaagtgagaaggaaaggaaaggaaacgaGGTCCTGGTTGGTTGTTGAGCAACTAGTATGTCACAGTATGTCTGTGATTTTAGGAGACACTCCATAACCTGTCAGTCATTTCTTGACCAAAGTTGGACTGCACCATTCAAACACTTAACTCTATTAATTCGTGTGCTTACAGGAAGTTCACACACAGAGATCCCGAGGTGCTTCATTTGGTTTCTCAGTGTTTAATTTGATGAATGCCATCATGGGAAGTGGTATCCTTGGCTTAGCTTATGTTATGGCTCATACTGGTATCCTTGGATTTAGGtgagtttttttcttattttactattttttttttttcattttgatagtACATTGAGAAGCAAAGAGATAGGCTGTAGAACTTGGTATTATACAACTTCTAGTTATTTCTGGGGTTCTTCTTATTCTTATATTGTTGCTAGTCTGTAGCTTGGAAGGATGctatataatttgttttttttttaatccaaagtgtggctaatttttaaaaaaagagaaacttgaTCCACATTCCTTAATAACCTTAACAAGTGGCTTATTTGTTGTGTTCAGTGAGCCAAAGTAAATCAGAGTTTATCAGTCATGCAGCTTATTTATAGTGATTTTGTGATtgtaaataatacatataatactttagtttctctccatctctttctctcctcctgttAAGTAGTTACATGTACCCTGTGTTTATTCCTTTACATCTTTTAAGACTCAGCTCATAGGCGAGTTTGCCCAAGACAGAAGACATTGCtgtcttttctgtgtttccatagtacttttatattcattcttttattataGTGTAATTATCTGTTTGCAAGTTATTTTCCCCGCTGAACTCTGAAATCCTTTAGGACTAGATCTTATCCTTAGCATGGAGCATCATGCTtaatagaatgaatgaatgaacaagtttGTTTTGTCAGTACAAGCAGACCTATTTTtcctatgaaatttaaaatacagtcTCATAAAGgatcatttttgcttttactttgaaTTTCTTGGTTAGCTAACCAACTTTTAAGTAACCCAACTTGCTTTTATTATGGGATATATTTGCAAACTTTCatagttttaaaacttaaaagctaTGTATGACACCTCAGGCAAGACATAATCATACGACTTATTTCTTAGTTCCAATTGAAAAATCACACTTTTTACTGCAGGATCTCACATGCAGATATATACCACTGATTGGGTGCTTGCTGAATCATATCACAGTTTCCACCTGGTGATGCCAACCTTATTTTGTGAGGTCTCTGACATCAGTTGACAAGTATACTCTCACCTCTCCATTTTGCTACTTATTCACAAGTATTAAGTGGACTGCAAAGATAGAATGTCTTCAGCTTCAGGAGCACTCCTCTGGAAACTTGTCTTGCCAATATCTTCCTGAGAATAAGTAAGGGATTATATATGCAGTTTCTTTTCATACTTTTGGTGAGAGGACCCCAATTATTACATTACACATTTTTCAAATCATGTCATTAAAAGTGTGTTAACTGtatttttttggtttgctttgttgAGTATGTTTAATAGATGCTGAAATGCAGTGTTTATTCAAAATTATAGGGAGGCACTCatcactgagggcttcccagatggctcagcagtaaagaactcacctgacaatgcaggggatgtaagacacgtggattcgatccctgggttgggaagatcccctggaagagggaatggcaacccactccagtattcttgcctggagaatctcatggacagaggagcctggagggctacagtccatagggttgcaagagttggacatgacttaaatgactaaacaacagcaatgcaTCGTTAAAAGGGGAGGGatagagtaaagaaaaaagacaatggGATTTCCCAACTGAAACTTACTTCTCTTAAGTtggagagaagacagaggagccttgagggctacagtccatagagtcacaaagaatcaaacatggctgaagcaacttagcactcatacACATGACCGtttgaatgtgaaaaaaaaaaaaagttttttcagtGAAATACCATAAAAAGGAAACTTTTAGGGGACAAATTTGACCATGTActcttttatgttttagtttcttGCTGCTGATAGTCGCTCTCCTGGCTTCTTACTCAGTTCATCTCCTGCTTAGCTTGTGTATTCAGACAGGTAAGTAAAACGTGTGCATTTGATAAAATAGCCTATTGAGATCATGTCAGCCAGGTTGGCTGTCTCAGATCTAATTTCCAGTGGGAATATTAGGTAGGGTGGTTGAAATGGAGGATTTCAGAAGGTCAGAATATATGGAGCCAGTCCTTCAGGGGAATATCCGAGGACAGATGAGGAGGAGGAAACCAGCCTTCTTCCCCTGCCTTTCTCCACAAGATGTGACGTAGTTTTCTAGGTTAGAGTAGATTAGGGAAAGCACCTGAAAGAGGTTTAAAGGATCCAGACCTTGTGTCAGGGAGAAGCAGTACCCAGGTGTTCATGCTGATCATCTTTCTCCTAGGGTGATCAGTTTCTGGAGAACACCTTCCCAGATCTACTGCTGTCTCTGCCCCCCGTATgtagatgtgtatatataaataagttttttccactTATGCAGTTCAGACATGTATTGAATAAGTTCTTTTAAGTTGCAATGAGTAAGTGTATGGATCATGGAACTGCTttgttaaagtttttcttttggcATTAACAAATACTCTGTGTCCACCAATCCTGGTCTTTCTATCTGCCTAGGCTGATCTCCCTTTGGATTAGGACAGTTATGATGCCAGAATCATGAGTTTAAGTCTCATATGGATGGGTTCATTTTGCCCTGTTGTTTTCAGGTTTTTAAGAAACACAAcagatacataaaatagataaaaatgggATTGTTCTGGTTGAAACAGGTGTTTCTTGAGTATTTTAAGACTTCAGAACAGAGTTCTAAATCCACAGCTCTAGTCTGTTTAATCTGTCTATGCATCAGACGCATCTGCAGATTGTTCTGTAAACAGAGGTTTCTAAGCCTCAGGGATTCTAATTCCAAAAATCTGAGGTAGGATTCAggaatctctttttaaaagtccTCCAGGGGACTCTTACACAACACTGACTTAGGATCCATAGTTCATAGCTGTAAGTTGTGTCATTGCTTTTGGTCACTCAACCAACAAATACATTCCTTTGCTTGCAGGGGGCTTGGGTGACTGTGCAGACAGATAGAAATACTAGGAAATGATGCAATATTAATCACAAAGTAACAAGTTGTTCATAATACAACATCCCAAATTCAGGAGTAAGAGCATTAAAGAAGTATATTTATAAATCCTGCTGAAACATGACTGAATTTTAATGCATGTTTTGAAATTTTGcctctttgtttaaaaaagttatttttacttaattgtgATAGTTTATCTAACATCTTCATAGGTTATTTTATCATGGTTTCTACTAAAAGATTAATATGTTAGTCAATCATGTGGCACTTGTGTCTTCATTATCTGAAGTGTTTtgctttattaatttaaattatttggaaGTAGTATTCAATTTATGAAGATTTCCAgataatgctattttttttttttttttgctttccttcaaATCATAtgtatttaactttaaaattctgACATCTGTTGTTCTTTCTATAACTTTGGGACATCTAAAGTGAAAAGctctgtttctcttccttttttctttttctttgattttttgtaGCTTACTTGGTCCATGAACTAACTTCTTCATGATTCTTCATACACAGTGCTGCACCTGTCTGCTGTTGATTGAATTCCTTCAGTTACTGTAAAGTTCTCTGTGGAGGtaggctttaaaaataataacaaatcatatatatatatatatatatatatagcatatgcATATGCTATACATATATGCTAGAGAATAATACACAGCTAAATTTCTCTCTAGTTTGTTGGACTGTCATAAAAGAGTATTCAGACTGGATTTGTTGATTGGAGAAAGAATTATCACAAGTCTTTACAGATTAGCTTCATTATTTGCCTGGAGCACAATAAAAATTCTACTTttataaaagttcagttcagttactcagtcatgtccgactctttgcaaccccatgaattgcagcacgccaggcctccctgtccattaccaactcccgtggttcactcagactcacatccatcgagtcagtgatgccatccagccatctcatcctcggtcgtccccttctcctcctgcccccaatccttcccagcatcagagtcttttccaatgagtcaactcttcgcatgaggtggccaaagtactggagtttcagctttagcatcattccttcccaagaacagGATTTCTATTCATGAAATtctgctatttttaattttatataggaTTTGGGATCTGTCTGGACTTTCCTTGAGGGCTGAGGCATATAAGATACCTTTATCTCTCTAGCCTTAGTTTGTCcttagtcatttcagtcatgtccaactctgaatccccatggactatagcccgccaggctcctttgtccatggaattctctaggcaagaatactggactgaggagccactcccttctccagaggatgttcctgacccagaaaaCCTTAGTTTGCCAATTCTAAAATGATAGTGGTAATGCTTTTCTCTTGGGATTATTGTGAGAATGAAATATAATGACATACACAAAATGTCAAGTCCTTGGTAAAATGCTAGTAGCTTTTATTATTATGAGTTCTCATTGGGCCAGAATCCATAAGGATTGCcaagtatgtttatatatatgtatatattttggctgcatggcatgtgggatcttagttccccaaccagaaattgaacccatgttccctgcagtagcagagtcttaaccgctggaccaccaaggagttcCCCCAAGGTGCTGTACATACTGTACTGCTGTCCCAGAAACAGTTGGCTCATTATGATTCTCTGGGGAAGTGTTTATGCTCTGGGAATAAATGAAGAGCTCCCCTCCTCTGGTTTCCACATCAGTGTCAACAGAAGAGAATCAGAGTCTTAGAACTCTGCCTGTATCTGGTCAGGTCCCTACTTCCTAGTCCTTGCTCCCTACCACTCACTGCATTGTCATCATTATTTGCCTTGAGATCATGTGGATTAATAATCTTATACCACTTAATTTATGTCAATTTATGTCACTCAGTTGATGTCAATCAGTTCAAGAATCCTATGTTATCCTTCATTTCCCAGACTCACCCAATATagttctgtcattttctttttttaattttattgaagtatagttgatttacaatgttgtgttaatttctgctatacaacagagtgattcagttatacaaatatgtgcattttttaatattctattccattatggtttatcacaggatattgataaCTCTTCTGAATATTTCCTTACCTTTCTTACTCTAGGAGAACCTAAAACTTCTCTGTGAACACTGCTTTCCCTGCAGTTCTCTTAAGTggcctctcttttctcttccatgTCCCTCATACTGGTCTGAAGATAGGATAGATGTCCTACTGACATCTCATTTCTACTTCCTCTCCCTAAACCCCAGCTTTGAATCTCATAAAGTCTACCTTATGGATATCATATACTGACTCCTCAGCCATGTTCTGTCACTTTGTGAACATTTTAGCGTCTGCTttcctttcagtttcttca is a window of Ovis canadensis isolate MfBH-ARS-UI-01 breed Bighorn chromosome 7, ARS-UI_OviCan_v2, whole genome shotgun sequence DNA encoding:
- the TRMT5 gene encoding tRNA (guanine(37)-N1)-methyltransferase — its product is MTPAGTSMLLAGRLPSPSTSCYPCPPACSRAGGGPTFPALPGSRTSPGPGRKEGSTCCGDARLTAANLDGVIEGPPTRRRHVSELYQSMSLLKQFGFSRRLLKVASCRITESASLVLLPWASLIQKLSRVPVIFLLDQRKRFSTMPEIETNHRDSELFSPPSDVRGMTELDRTAFKKTVTIPVLKVRKEVVNKLMRSLKRAALQRPGIKRVIEDPEDEEGRLIMLDPYKMFTVDSFEKEELSILKQLNVNPQISKYNLDLTYENFKSEEILRAVLPEGQDVTSGFSRVGHIAHLNLRDHQLPYKHLIGQVMIDKNPGITSAVNKINNIDNTYRNFEMEVLSGEENMMTKVRENNYTYEFDFSKVYWNPRLSTEHSRITELLKPGDVLFDVFAGVGPFAIPAAKKNCTVFANDLNPESHKWLLHNCKLNKVDQKVKVFNLDGKDFLQGPVREELMQQLGPLSKERKHSVHIVMNLPAKAIEFLSAFKALLDGQPCGSELLPIVHCYSFSKDANPAKDVQQRAGTVLGISLEACSSVHLVRNVAPNKEMLCITFQIPAAILYKNQTVNRDNHEDPPLKRQRTDKDF